The Halomicronema hongdechloris C2206 genome includes a window with the following:
- a CDS encoding type IV secretory system conjugative DNA transfer family protein: MKTFTEQPATLAQTNPAASESFSQLASSLQSRNGLVLLGCCLLVGVFALLGDRKKGKLATSRFGSAKEKGAARKRAVKQLTARKHNAVSLYIGKPQRPKDARSIYLPDLQRGVAVCGGPGSGKTFSVIDPLIRSALEQGLPVALYDFKYPTQSARHAAYAAKLGYQVHVLAPGFPESGVCNPIDFLRSESDAEMARQIATVLNKNFRLMTQSSEDGFFAAAGDQLTEALLMLAKSTEYPDIMTAQAVLGLTNLGNRIAAAKDMNSWIRVSFNQLIGVKDAEKTASGIVGSASETFTRFMKEGVLGSFCGRTSIPLELEGKQLLIFGMDRERRDVVGPLVATVLHMIVTRNVAKRRQDPLIVAIDELPTLYLPTLVQWLNENREDGLSVILGFQNLVQLEKTYGRELARAILGACATKAIFNPQEYEAARMFSDFLGDEEIRYKQKSRNRGGGKSSTTISEQERTRKLFEPSQFLRLPQGKCVLINPGFTSKGEAAIPIRQTIKIPKADLQATEASEALWAKIQARLMQRSPQRVPTTEDLERRRQLVESMLPEPPAPVNSAYPDPADLIDKYGSLL, from the coding sequence ATGAAGACATTTACAGAACAGCCTGCTACCTTGGCGCAAACGAATCCAGCCGCTAGCGAGTCCTTTTCCCAGCTGGCTTCCTCCCTCCAGTCCCGCAATGGCCTAGTTTTGTTGGGCTGCTGTTTGCTGGTGGGGGTCTTTGCCCTGTTGGGCGATCGCAAAAAGGGCAAGCTGGCCACCAGTCGCTTTGGCAGCGCCAAAGAAAAAGGAGCGGCTCGCAAGCGAGCTGTAAAGCAACTAACGGCCCGTAAACACAATGCGGTCTCCCTCTATATCGGCAAACCTCAACGCCCGAAAGATGCCCGGTCAATTTATCTACCGGATTTACAACGGGGTGTGGCTGTTTGTGGGGGACCGGGTTCTGGTAAGACCTTCAGTGTCATCGACCCGTTGATTCGCTCTGCGTTAGAGCAAGGACTGCCCGTCGCGTTGTACGACTTCAAATATCCGACTCAGAGTGCTCGCCATGCGGCCTATGCGGCCAAGTTGGGCTACCAGGTCCATGTTCTGGCTCCTGGATTTCCCGAGTCCGGCGTGTGTAATCCTATCGATTTCCTACGCAGTGAGTCGGATGCGGAAATGGCGCGGCAGATTGCCACCGTGTTGAACAAGAACTTCCGGCTGATGACCCAGAGCAGCGAAGATGGCTTCTTTGCCGCTGCCGGAGATCAGCTTACCGAAGCGCTGTTAATGCTGGCAAAGTCTACCGAGTATCCCGATATCATGACCGCTCAGGCGGTACTGGGACTAACTAATCTGGGGAATCGCATCGCCGCAGCCAAGGACATGAACAGTTGGATTCGCGTCTCGTTCAACCAGCTAATTGGGGTGAAGGATGCGGAGAAAACTGCTAGCGGCATTGTCGGCAGCGCCAGCGAAACCTTTACCCGCTTTATGAAGGAAGGTGTCCTGGGCAGCTTCTGTGGTCGGACCTCGATTCCTCTAGAACTAGAAGGCAAGCAGCTGCTGATTTTTGGAATGGATCGGGAACGGCGGGACGTGGTTGGTCCCTTGGTGGCAACCGTCCTGCACATGATCGTTACTCGTAATGTGGCGAAGCGACGGCAAGATCCGCTGATTGTCGCGATCGACGAGCTGCCGACGCTGTATTTGCCGACTCTAGTGCAGTGGCTGAACGAAAACCGAGAGGATGGACTGTCGGTCATCCTGGGCTTTCAAAACCTAGTGCAGCTAGAGAAAACCTATGGGCGCGAATTAGCACGGGCCATCCTGGGAGCCTGTGCCACCAAGGCCATCTTCAATCCTCAGGAGTATGAAGCCGCTCGGATGTTCTCCGACTTTCTAGGGGACGAAGAGATCCGCTACAAGCAGAAATCTCGCAATCGCGGGGGCGGCAAGTCCAGCACCACGATTTCTGAGCAGGAACGCACCCGCAAGCTGTTTGAACCGAGCCAGTTTCTCCGGCTGCCTCAAGGAAAGTGCGTCCTGATTAATCCGGGCTTTACCTCCAAAGGAGAAGCCGCTATCCCGATTCGGCAGACCATCAAGATTCCCAAGGCGGATCTGCAGGCGACAGAAGCCAGCGAAGCGCTCTGGGCCAAGATTCAAGCTCGCTTGATGCAGCGCAGTCCCCAACGAGTCCCCACCACGGAAGACTTGGAGCGACGGCGGCAACTGGTGGAATCGATGCTGCCGGAACCGCCTGCCCCCGTGAATTCCGCTTATCCTGACCCCGCTGATCTAATCGACAAGTACGGCAGTTTGCTTTAG